The following are from one region of the Fusarium verticillioides 7600 chromosome 1, whole genome shotgun sequence genome:
- a CDS encoding oxidoreductase, translated as MSPHSAATTTNDLVNEYADIIKGKTILTTGVTPNSLGATFILETASKSPSLLILAGRNASKLQEMSEAITKTNPSIKTRSLVVDLGSLASVRKAAEEVNGWSDVPSIDVVVNNAGVMAIPYTKSVDGYEMQFAICHLGHFLLTNLIMDKILASESPRVVNISSNGHSLGPIRFADPHFSDGELYDQWTAYGQSKTGNMLFSMSLAQKLGSRGLQSYSVHPGLILSTGLGTHLDFASMDADLGTFIKSHRERGNSEGWTAIPPVPVEVGAATHAFAAFDPNIKASNGAYLLEARVADPFVDTVKAWARDAIEAEKLWRLSEDLVGQKFGY; from the exons ATGTCTCCTCACTCTGCTgcaaccaccaccaatgacCTCGTCAACGAGTATgccgatatcatcaagggcaaAACAATCCTCACAACAGGTGTCACACCCAACAGTCTCGGCGCAACCTTCATCCTAGAAACCGCCTCCAagtctccatctcttctcatccttgcaGGCCGCAATGcctccaaactccaagaaatgtctgaagccatcaccaagaccaacccCTCCATCAAGACCCGCTCTCTTGTGGTAGATCTAGGCTCTTTGGCTTCAGTGCGAAAGGCTGCCGAAGAAGTCAACGGCTGGAGTGACGTGCCTAGCATTGATGTCGTTGTCAACAATGCTGGAGTCATGGCTATTCCATACACCAAGAGTGTGGATGGCTATGAGATGCAGTTTGCTATTTGCCATCTTGGACATTTCCTTTTGACGAACTTGATTATGGATAAGATTCTTGCTTCGGAGTCACCCCGTGTTGTCAACATCTCGAGCAATGGCCACAGTCTTGGTCCTATTCGCTTCGCCGATCCTCACTTCAGT GACGGCGAGCTTTACGACCAATGGACTGCCTACGGTCAATCCAAGACTGGCAATATGCTCTTCTCTATGTCTTTGGCTCAAAAACTAGGAAGCCGTGGTCTCCAATCTTACAGTGTTCATCCCGGTCTCATTCTGTCAACTGGTCTCGGTACACATCTAGACTTTGCCAGCATGGACGCTGATCTCGGCACTTTCA TCAAATCTCACCGTGAACGTGGCAACTCTGAAGGATGGACAGCTATCCCCCCTGTTCCTGTCGAAGTCGGTGCTGCGACACATGCATTCGCTGCTTTCGACCCCAACATCAAAG CAAGCAACGGCGCTTATCTCTTGGAGGCGAGGGTCGCTGATCCTTTTGTTGATACTGTCAAGGCCTGGGCGCGAGATGCtattgaggctgagaagttGTGGAGGTTGAgtgaggatcttgttggGCAGAAGTTTGGATACTAA